A genomic stretch from Oreochromis aureus strain Israel breed Guangdong linkage group 17, ZZ_aureus, whole genome shotgun sequence includes:
- the LOC120433949 gene encoding leukocyte elastase inhibitor-like isoform X2: protein MSAVSNSNTVFALELFRTLSQTNSAGNIFVSPLSISSALAMVYLGAKRDTAAQMAQALSFSSGEGVHADFQKLNADINSPSASYILKLANRLYGENTAYFLPEFLEATQKYYQADLKTVDFIGAPEACRAEINSWVEQQTENKIKDLLKPGTVNTDTRLALVNAVYFKGNWRNPFDEANTKEMPFKIRQNETVPVQMMYQEKKLPYNYIADHDLQILELPYVAEELSMFILLPKESSDGSDPLLKLEKELTQERLNEWTDRKNMEVDSEVVLHLPKFKLEEDYELNEPLAKLGMKDVFCAGRADLSGMNGEGGLFVSTVAHKAFVEVNEEGTEAAAATDAVMWFKCYIPDTHFTADHPFLFFIRHNETKSILFFGRFSSPQ, encoded by the exons ATGTCCGCCGTCAGCAACTCAAACACAGTCTTTGCCTTGGAGCTGTTCCGCACTCTGAGCCAGACAAACTCTGCTGGAAACATCTTTGTCTCTCCTCTGAGTATCAGTTCAGCCCTGGCCATGGTCTACCTGGGAGCTAAAAGAGACACTGCAGCTCAGATGGCTCAG GCCCTCTCATTCAGCTCAGGTGAAGGCGTCCATGCAGACTTCCAGAAACTGAACGCTGACATCAACTCACCATCTGCATCCTACATCCTGAAACTAGCCAACCGTCTTTATGGAGAAAACACTGCCTACTTCCTCCCA GAGTTCCTTGAAGCCACACAGAAGTACTACCAGGCAGACCTGAAGACTGTGGACTTCATCGGAGCTCCAGAGGCGTGCAGAGCAGAGATCAACAGCTGGGTCGAGCAGCAGACAGAAA ataAGATAAAAGACCTTCTGAAGCCAGGAACAGTCAACACAGATACCAGACTGGCTCTGGTCAATGCTGTCTACTTCAAGGGCAACTGGAGGAACCCATTTGATGAGGCAAACACCAAAGAGATGCCCTTTAAAATCAGACAG AATGAGACCGTACCAGTCCAGATGATGTACCAGGAGAAGAAGCTTCCCTACAACTACATTGCTGACCATGATTTGCAGATCCTGGAGCTGCCCTATGTGGCTGAGGAGCTCAGCATGTTCATTCTGCTGCCTAAGGAGTCCTCAGACGGCTCAGACCCTCTGCTGAAG CTGGAGAAGGAGCTAACACAGGAGAGGCTGAATGAATGGACCGACAGGAAAAACATGGAAGTTGATTCAGAAGTTGTCCTTCACCTGCCAAAGTTTAAACTAGAGGAAGACTACGAGCTGAATGAACCTCTGGCAAAACTGGGTATGAAGGACGTGTTCTGTGCAGGAAGAGCTGACCTGTCTGGCATGAACGGTGAAGGGGGGCTCTTCGTGTCTACGGTGGCCCACAAGGCCTTTGTGGAGGTGAACGAGGAGGGCACGGAGGCCGCAGCAGCCACAGATGCTGTGATGTGGTTTAAATGTTACATTCCGGACACGCACTTCACAGCAGATCACcccttcctcttcttcatcagACACAATGAGACCAAGTCCATCCTGTTCTTTGGCAGATTCTCATCTCCTCAGTAG
- the LOC120433984 gene encoding leukocyte elastase inhibitor-like, with protein sequence MSTISSSNTAFALELFRTLSQTNPAGNIFVSPLSISSALAMVYLGAKGDTAAQMAQALSFSSGEGVHADFQKLNADINSPSASYILKLANRLYGENTAHFLPDFLEATQKYYQADLKAVDFIGAPEACRAEINSWVEQQTENKIKDLLKPGTVNKGDGPDKDQFKSPYQ encoded by the exons ATGTCCACCATCAGCAGCTCAAACACAGCCTTTGCCTTGGAGCTGTTCCGCACTCTGAGCCAGACAAACCCTGCTGGAAACATCTTTGTCTCTCCTCTGAGCATCAGCTCAGCCCTGGCCATGGTCTACCTGGGAGCTAAAGGAGACACTGCAGCTCAGATGGCTCAG GCCCTCTCATTCAGCTCAGGTGAAGGCGTCCATGCAGACTTCCAGAAACTGAACGCTGACATCAACTCACCATCTGCATCCTACATCCTGAAACTAGCCAACCGTCTTTATGGAGAAAACACTGCCCACTTCCTCCCA GACTTCCTTGAAGCCACACAGAAGTACTACCAGGCAGACCTGAAGGCTGTGGACTTCATCGGAGCTCCAGAGGCGTGCAGAGCAGAGATCAACAGCTGGGTCGAGCAGCAGACAGAAA ataAGATAAAAGACCTTCTGAAGCCAGGAACAGTCAACAAAG GTGACGGCCCAGACAAAGACCAGTTCAAAAGCCCCTATCAGTAG
- the LOC120433949 gene encoding leukocyte elastase inhibitor-like isoform X1, with the protein MCYINGMTSIKRTSSIVTESMMLNGIDSMLNVIIKHDAERIKLSSFCLWTINCYITVAQAQCHILSVFVFNATQALSFSSGEGVHADFQKLNADINSPSASYILKLANRLYGENTAYFLPEFLEATQKYYQADLKTVDFIGAPEACRAEINSWVEQQTENKIKDLLKPGTVNTDTRLALVNAVYFKGNWRNPFDEANTKEMPFKIRQNETVPVQMMYQEKKLPYNYIADHDLQILELPYVAEELSMFILLPKESSDGSDPLLKLEKELTQERLNEWTDRKNMEVDSEVVLHLPKFKLEEDYELNEPLAKLGMKDVFCAGRADLSGMNGEGGLFVSTVAHKAFVEVNEEGTEAAAATDAVMWFKCYIPDTHFTADHPFLFFIRHNETKSILFFGRFSSPQ; encoded by the exons ATGTGTTATATAAATGGCATGACCTCCATAAAACGCACAAGCAGTATAGTTACTGAGAGCATGATGCTCAATGGGATTGACAGTATGTTAAATGTTATTATTAAACATGAtgctgaaagaataaagttgtcCAGTTTCTGCCTTTGGACCATAAATTGTTACATTACGGTCGCTCAG GCTCAGTGTCACATCCTTTCAGTCTTTGTCTTCAATGCCACACAGGCCCTCTCATTCAGCTCAGGTGAAGGCGTCCATGCAGACTTCCAGAAACTGAACGCTGACATCAACTCACCATCTGCATCCTACATCCTGAAACTAGCCAACCGTCTTTATGGAGAAAACACTGCCTACTTCCTCCCA GAGTTCCTTGAAGCCACACAGAAGTACTACCAGGCAGACCTGAAGACTGTGGACTTCATCGGAGCTCCAGAGGCGTGCAGAGCAGAGATCAACAGCTGGGTCGAGCAGCAGACAGAAA ataAGATAAAAGACCTTCTGAAGCCAGGAACAGTCAACACAGATACCAGACTGGCTCTGGTCAATGCTGTCTACTTCAAGGGCAACTGGAGGAACCCATTTGATGAGGCAAACACCAAAGAGATGCCCTTTAAAATCAGACAG AATGAGACCGTACCAGTCCAGATGATGTACCAGGAGAAGAAGCTTCCCTACAACTACATTGCTGACCATGATTTGCAGATCCTGGAGCTGCCCTATGTGGCTGAGGAGCTCAGCATGTTCATTCTGCTGCCTAAGGAGTCCTCAGACGGCTCAGACCCTCTGCTGAAG CTGGAGAAGGAGCTAACACAGGAGAGGCTGAATGAATGGACCGACAGGAAAAACATGGAAGTTGATTCAGAAGTTGTCCTTCACCTGCCAAAGTTTAAACTAGAGGAAGACTACGAGCTGAATGAACCTCTGGCAAAACTGGGTATGAAGGACGTGTTCTGTGCAGGAAGAGCTGACCTGTCTGGCATGAACGGTGAAGGGGGGCTCTTCGTGTCTACGGTGGCCCACAAGGCCTTTGTGGAGGTGAACGAGGAGGGCACGGAGGCCGCAGCAGCCACAGATGCTGTGATGTGGTTTAAATGTTACATTCCGGACACGCACTTCACAGCAGATCACcccttcctcttcttcatcagACACAATGAGACCAAGTCCATCCTGTTCTTTGGCAGATTCTCATCTCCTCAGTAG
- the LOC120433950 gene encoding leukocyte elastase inhibitor-like has translation MSAVSSSNTAFALELFRTLSQTNPAGNIFVSPLSISSALAMVYLGAKGDTAAQIAQALSFSSGEGVHADFQKLNADINSPSASYILKLANRLYGENTAHFLPDFLEATQKYYQADLKAVDFIGAPEACRAEINSWVEQQTENKIKDLLKPETVNADTRLALVNAVYFKGNWRNPFEEANTKEMPFKIRQNETVPVQMMYQWKKLPYNYIPDHDLQILELPYVAEELSMFILLPKESSDGSDPLLKLEKELTQERLNEWTDRKNMSTYSEVVLHLPKFKLEEDYKLNEPLAKLGMKDVFCAGRADLSGMNGEGGLFLSTVAHKAFVEVNEEGTEAAAATGAVITACCYIPDTHFRADHPFLFFIRHNKTKSILFFGRFSSPQ, from the exons ATGTCCGCCGTCAGCAGCTCAAACACAGCCTTTGCCTTGGAGCTGTTCCGCACTCTGAGCCAGACAAACCCTGCTGGGAACATCTTTGTCTCTCCTCTGAGCATCAGCTCAGCCCTGGCCATGGTCTACCTGGGAGCTAAAGGAGACACTGCAGCTCAGATTGCTCAG GCCCTCTCATTCAGCTCAGGTGAAGGCGTCCATGCAGACTTCCAGAAACTGAACGCTGACATCAACTCACCGTCTGCATCCTACATCCTGAAACTAGCCAACCGTCTTTATGGAGAAAACACTGCCCACTTCCTCCCA GACTTCCTTGAAGCCACACAGAAGTACTACCAGGCAGACCTGAAGGCTGTGGACTTCATCGGAGCTCCAGAGGCGTGCAGAGCAGAGATCAACAGCTGGGTCGAGCAGCAGACAGAAA ataAGATAAAAGACCTTCTGAAGCCAGAAACAGTCAACGCAGATACCAGACTGGCTCTGGTCAATGCTGTCTACTTCAAGGGCAACTGGAGGAACCCATTTGAGGAGGCAAACACCAAAGAGATGCCCTTTAAAATCAGACAG AATGAGACCGTACCAGTCCAGATGATGTACCAGTGGAAGAAGCTTCCCTACAACTACATTCCTGACCATGATTTGCAGATCCTGGAGCTGCCCTATGTGGCTGAGGAGCTCAGCATGTTCATTCTGCTGCCTAAGGAGTCCTCAGATGGCTCAGACCCTCTGCTGAAG CTGGAGAAGGAGCTAACACAGGAGAGACTGAATGAATGGACCGACAGGAAAAACATGAGCACCTATTCAGAAGTTGTCCTTCACCTGCCAAAGTTCAAGCTGGAGGAAGACTACAAGCTGAATGAACCTCTGGCTAAACTGGGTATGAAGGACGTGTTCTGTGCAGGAAGGGCTGACCTGTCTGGCATGAACGGTGAAGGGGGGCTCTTCCTGTCTACGGTGGCCCACAAGGCCTTTGTGGAGGTGAATGAGGAGGGCACAGAGGCCGCAGCAGCCACAGGTGCTGTGATCACCGCTTGTTGTTATATACCGGACACACACTTCAGAGCAGATCACCCCTTCCTTTTCTTCATCAGACACAATAAGACCAAGTCCATCCTGTTCTTTGGCAGATTCTCATCTCCTCAGTAG